A genomic stretch from Cyprinus carpio isolate SPL01 chromosome A12, ASM1834038v1, whole genome shotgun sequence includes:
- the cpxm2 gene encoding inactive carboxypeptidase-like protein X2 — MMWLRTLLLLGLVGRLLDECSGHSSEDEDYYMQELLSREHYQRVLEDRATDGRQTPTRAKPRSSASKPAGGSDSASARSVSKKSEKNKKAVKGVRDAEGVFPERDDCPPLGLETLKIDDFQLHASSMRHYGLGPHRGRLNIQGGLYEDDLYDGGWCAGRNDPLQWFEVDARRLMKFTGVVTQGRSSLWSSDWVSSYKVLLSNDSHSWVTLKNGSRDLIFSANREKEIPVLNLFPKPVVARYIRINPRSWYSSGSICMRVEIMGCPMPDPNNYYRRRNEVTTTDNLDFRHHSYKEMRQVLKLVNEMCPNITRIYNIGKSYNGQKLYAIEISDNPGEHELGEPEFRYTAGSHGNEVLGRELLLLLMQFMCQEYLSGNTRIRRLVHETRIHLLPSINPDGYEKASEAGSELSGWSLGRWSQDGLDIHHNFPDLNSVLWEAEAQKWVPRKFHNHHVPIPDWYRSTNATVAVETRALVSWMEKIPFVLGGNLQGGELVVTFPFDRTRSVTALREATPTADDHVFRWLAFSYASTHRLMTHASRRVCHTDDFAKEDGTINGASWHTAAGSMNDFSYLHTNCFELSMYVGCDKFPHETELPEEWENNRESLLVFMEQVHRGIKGVVRDVQGKGIANAIIAVDGINHDIRTASDGDYWRLLNPGEYRVTVRAEGFSVSSKVCAVGYDIGASSCDFVLGRSNLSRIKEIMQKFNKQPISMRQRLRQRRLLDT; from the exons ATGATGTGGCTCCGGACTCTCCTGCTGCTCGGCCTCGTGGGACGCCTGCTGGACGAGTGTTCTGGACATTCATCTGAGGATGAGGATTATTACATGCAGGAGCTCTTGAGTCGGGAACATTACCAGCGCGTCCTGGAGGACAGAGCGACCGACGGCCGTCAAACCCCCACAAGAGCCAAACCCAGATCATCTGCTTCCAAACCAGCCGGCGGATCTGATTCAGCGTCAG CGAGAAGTGTAAGTAAAAAGAGTGAGAAGAACAAGAAAGCAGTGAAAGGCGTCCGTGATGCGGAAGGCGTGTTCCCTGAGAGAGACG ACTGTCCTCCGCTGGGTCTGGAGACGCTGAAGATCGATGACTTTCAGCTCCACGCGTCCAGCATGAGACACTACGGTCTGGGGCCACACAGGGGCCGGCTCAACATCCAG ggcgGTCTGTATGAGGATGACCTGTATGACGGTGGCTGGTGTGCAGGACGGAACGACCCGCTGCAGTGGTTCGAGGTGGATGCTCGCAGACTCATGAAGTTCACCGGTGTCGTGACTCAGGGACGGAGCTCACTCTGGTC GAGTGATTGGGTGAGCTCATATAAAGTTCTGCTCAGTAATGACTCTCACAGCTGGGTGACGCTGAAGAATGGCTCCAGAGATCTg ATCTTCAGTGCGAATCGAGAGAAGGAGATTCCTGTCCTTAACCTTTTCCCCAAACCCGTGGTGGCCCGTTACATCCGCATCAACCCGCGCTCCTGGTACTCCAGCGGCAGCATCTGCATGCGTGTGGAGATCATGGGCTGCCCGATGCCAG ATCCAAACAATTATTACCGGAGACGAAATGAAGTGACCACAACAGACAACCTGGACTTCAGACACCACAGTTATAAGGAGATGAGACAGGTGCT GAAGT TGGTGAATGAAATGTGTCCGAACATCACACGCATCTACAACATCGGCAAGAGCTACAACGGACAGAAGCTCTACGCCATCGAGATCTCAGACAACCCGGGAGAACACGAGCTCG gtgAGCCGGAGTTCCGCTACACGGCTGGTTCCCACGGTAACGAGGTTCTGGGCCgcgagctgctgctgctgctcatgCAGTTCATGTGTCAGGAGTATCTGAGCGGAAACACACGCATTCGGCGGCTCGTGCACGAAACACGCATCCACCTGCTGCCCTCCATCAACCCCGACGGCTACGAGAAGGCCTCCGAAGCG GGCTCGGAGCTCAGCGGCTGGTCTCTGGGTCGCTGGAGTCAGGACGGTCTGGACATCCATCACAACTTCCCTGACCTCAACTCGGTTCTCTGGGAAGCAGAAGCCCAGAAATGGGTCCCGCGGAAATTCCACAACCACCATGTGCCCATCCCGGACTGGTACCGCTCCACAAACGCCACC gtggCGGTGGAGACGCGTGCTCTGGTGTCGTGGATGGAGAAGATCCCGTTCGTGTTGGGAGGGAACCTGCAGGGCGGAGAGCTGGTGGTGACGTTCCCATTTGACCGCACGCGCTCAGTGACGGCGCTCCGTGAGGCCACGCCCACCGCCGATGACCACGTGTTCCGCTGGCTGGCCTTCTCCTACGCCTCCACTCACCGGCTCATGACCCACGCCAGCCGCAGGGTCTGCCACACCGACGACTTCGCCAAGGAGGACGGCACCATCAACGGCGCCTCGTGGCACACGGCTGCAGGAA GTATGAATGACTTCAGTTACCTGCACACTAACTGCTTCGAGCTCTCCATGTACGTGGGCTGCGATAAATTCCCACACGAGACCGAACTACCGGAGGAGTGGGAGAACAACCGCGAGTCGCTGCTTGTCTTCATGGAGCAG GTGCATCGTGGGATCAAAGGAGTCGTCAGGGATGTTCAAGGCAAAGGAATCGCTAATGCCATCATCGCTGTGGACGGAATCAATCACGACATTCGCACAG CGTCTGACGGTGATTACTGGCGTCTGCTGAACCCCGGTGAGTATCGTGTGACGGTCCGCGCCGAGGGCTTCAGCGTCAGCAGCAAGGTCTGCGCGGTGGGATACGACATCGGCGCCAGCAGCTGCGACTTTGTGCTCGGCCGCTCCAACCTGTCACGCATCAAAGAGATCATGCAGAAGTTCAAcaagcagccaatcagcatgAGACAGCGACTGAGACAGCGCCGCCTGCTGGACAcatag